From the Paramormyrops kingsleyae isolate MSU_618 chromosome 7, PKINGS_0.4, whole genome shotgun sequence genome, one window contains:
- the itga2.2 gene encoding integrin alpha-2 — MSSTPSNSGACLHGGNMVFILRNRFVSLCILHSFVIQYSESFNIGTAGAKIFSGPVEEEFGYTVQQFKNYQGKWLLVGSPWSGYKANRKGDVYKCEIPGTKTICERLNLQNSVTISSVNNINTNMSLGLTLLAKNNGFLTCGPLWAQQCGKQYFNPGICTEVNSLFKAQPSFSPAIQSCGGPMDLVIVLDGSNSIWPWEPVLEFLNELLKTVDFGPSGTQVSVVQYAVDSAFQFRFNTYKTKDEMLAAAKNIKQMQGTSTNTFHAIDFARKEAFLPENGGRSGANKVLVVVTDGESHDSSMLEDVIVKCDQAKITRFGIAVLGYYLDNNMDTTKLVAEIKSIASKPEEKHFFNVSDETALLEIVGTLGDRIFNIEGTGKGGENFQMEMSQVGFSAHYSSKEEVLMLGAVGAYGWNGTVVHRTVQKFQIFPKNAFENVLEDRNHSSLLGYAVTTLVDESAEYYVAGAPRSNHTGQVVVYTVSSIGQPHVLNSQRGYQIGSYFGGVLCPLDVNKDGVTDLLLVGAPMFMSDQKKETGKVYIFTVTKGFISSDGSLEGPSQTENARFGMAVVCAQDLNQDGFNDVVVGAPLEDNNRGALYIFNGNQKSIKKQYTQKILGSELDPKMQYFGRSVNADGDLNDDTLPDVSVGTYGKVIQLWSRGVARVKTNVNFSPDKINIFNKPCTINGRKLFCFNTNICFSATFMPTTTKGPVAITYNLTLDMDLQSSRVSSRGLFSVNNERFLKKNLNVDKQDVCETHEVYVQEAPDFVNSLSLRVDLGLQDPKGNPVLDAFSPTASEFFIPFSKDCGDDDVCHNDLVLNVQMTDDLPSALLISQKNKRLSLDVSMENKMENAYNARVITRYSKSLFYASVSNPSDGTEIKCTDKDYTVSCQVGYPVLRTDQRAKFRINFDFNLNEMQNKIQVDLTAESDGIEETPENNKALISIPVMYDSEIILTRETSINFYVIDDHGTVKTLMNNTDDIGPEFNITLKVSTGNVKVGLTYLTVSLPDSTRAGNYLLYVTGVHTEPGNTVSCDLGSVVDPLKIRQKPHTVSFSHESFRRIESLDCTNAKCTKLKCVLTSMETKKDYFVHVTTRIWNGTFASSTFQSVKLILHAEMDTSQPDLLTLMHKKLPLEITIIKPGEVAPVPIGIIVGSVIGGLLLLAAVVLLLWKLGFFKKTKYDQLMKENADGEPQNGTAMENQA, encoded by the exons ATGAGTAGCACACCTTCTAACTCAGGTGCTTGCTTGCATGGTGGAAATatggtttttattttaagaaaCAGATTTGTGTCACTTTGTATATTACACA gttTTGTTATACAGTATTCAGAGTCTTTTAATATCGGGACAGCAGgagcaaaaatatttagtgGACCAGTGGAAGAGGAGTTTGGATATACTGTGCAACAGTTCAAAAATTATCAGGGCAAATG GCTTTTGGTTGGATCTCCTTGGAGTGGCTACAAAGCAAACAGGAAAGGGGATGTTTATAAGTGTGAAATCCCTGGAACCAAAACAATCTGTGAGAGACTCAACTTGCAGA ACTCTGTCACCATTTCATCCGTCAACAATATCAACACCAACATGAGCCTTGGATTGACTCTTCTGGCCAAAAATAATGGATTTCTG ACCTGCGGTCCTCTCTGGGCACAGCAGTGTGGCAAACAGTATTTCAATCCAGGAATCTGCACGGAGGTGAACTCCCTCTTCAAAGCGCAACCTTCATTTTCTCCTGCCATCCAGA GTTGCGGAGGTCCAATGGATTTAGTAATTGTCTTGGATGGGTCAAATAGCATTTGGCCGTGGGAACCAGTGTTAGAATTTCTTAATGAACTTTTGAAGACTGTAGACTTTGGTCCGTCTGGCACTCAG GTGAGTGTCGTTCAGTATGCAGTCGACTCGGCTTTTCAATTCCGATTTAATACGTACAAAACCAAGGATGAGATGTTGGCTGCTGCAAAAAATATAAAGCAAATGCAGGGAACATCGACAAACACATTCCATGCTATTGATTTCGCAAG GAAAGAAGCATTCTTGCCTGAGAACGGAGGTCGGTCTGGGGCAAATAAAGTACTGGTGGTGGTGACAGACGGAGAATCTCACGATAGTAGCATGTTGGAAGATGTCATTGTGAAGTGCGACCAGGCCAAGATCACTCGCTTTGGCATAGCT GTCCTTGGCTATTACTTAGATAATAACATGGATACAACAAAATTGGTTGCAGAAATCAAGTCAATTGCCAGTAAGCCGGAAGAAAAACACTTTTTCAATGTCTCTGATGAAACAGCTCTTTTAGAGATTGTAGGAACACTTGGAGACAGAATTTTCAACATTGAAG GGACGGGGAAAGGAGGGGAAAATTTCCAGATGGAAATGTCCCAAGTGGGGTTCAGTGCTCACTATTCCAGTAAAGAG GAAGTACTGATGTTGGGTGCTGTTGGCGCATATGGATGGAATGGCACTGTGGTTCACAGAACTGTCCAGAAGTTCCAAATATTCCctaaaaatgcatttgaaaaTGTCTTAGAGGACAGAAACCACAGCTCATTGCTAG GCTACGCTGTGACAACACTAGTTGATGAAAGTGCCGAATACTATGTCGCTGGAGCACCTCGTTCGAATCATACTGGTCAAGTTGTAGTGTATACCGTATCCAGCATAGGGCAACCCCACGTATTAAATTCACAGAGAGGATATCAG ATAGGATCTTACTTTGGTGGTGTACTGTGTCCTCTGGATGTGAATAAAGATGGAGTTACAGACCTGCTGCTGGTTGGTGCTCCAATGTTCATGAGTGACCAGAAAAAAGAAACGGGCAAAGTGTACATATTCACAGTCACCAAG GGCTTCATAAGCAGTGATGGTTCTCTGGAGGGGCCTTCCCAAACAGAGAATGCTCGCTTTGGGATGGCCGTAGTGTGTGCACAAGACCTTAACCAAGATGGTTTTAATGATGTTGTGGTTGGTGCCCCACTGGAGGATAACAATAGGGGCGCACTGTACATCTTCAATGGAAATCAGAAGTCCATAAAAAAACAGTACacacag AAAATTCTGGGTTCTGAACTGGATCCCAAGATGCAGTATTTCGGAAGGTCTGTGAATGCAGATGGAGATTTAAATGATGACACTCTTCCTGATGTGTCTGTTGGAACTTACGGAAAAGTAATTCAGCTGTG GTCAAGAGGAGTAGCTCGTGTAAAAACAAATGTCAACTTCTCACCTGACAAAATCAACATCTTTAATAAACCTTGTACTATCAATGGGAGAAAACTTTTCTGTTTCAACACCAACATTTGCTTCAGTGCAACATTTATGCCCACAACTACAAAGGGTCCTGTGG CAATCACATATAATCTGACTCTGGACATGGATTTGCAGTCATCACGTGTGAGCTCGCGAGGGCTCTTCAGCGTCAACAATGAACGGTTTCTGAAGAAAAACCTCAATGTTGACAAACAGGATGTCTGCGAAACACATGAGGTTTATGTTCAG GAAGCACCTGACTTTGTGAACTCCCTCAGTCTGCGGGTAGATCTTGGTCTTCAAGACCCAAAAGGCAACCCTGTCCTGGATGCATTCAGTCCCACTGCCTCAGAATTCTTT ATTCCCTTCTCAAAAGACTgtggtgatgatgatgtgtGTCACAATGACTTGGTACTGAATGTACAGATGACTGATGATTTGCCAAG TGCATTGCTGATTAGCCAAAAGAACAAAAGACTTTCCTTAGATGTATCCATGGAGAACAAGATGGAAAATGCCTACAATGCCCGAGTCATCACAAGATACTCTAAAAGTCTGTTCTACGCTTCTGTGTCTAATCCC AGCGAtggaacagaaataaaatgcactGATAAGGATTACACTGTATCCTGTCAAGTAGGGTACCCTGTCCTCCGAACGGACCAACGG GCGAAGTTTCGGATCAACTTTGATTTTAACCTTAACGAGATGCAGAACAAAATACAAGTGGATCTGACAGCTGAAAG CGATGGCATAGAAGAAACACCTGAAAACAACAAAGCCCTCATCTCCATTCCTGTCATGTATGACTCTGAAATCATTCTGACCAG AGAGACAAGTATAAACTTCTATGTCATTGACGATCACGGCACAGTAAAGACTTTGATGAACAATACTGATGACATTGGACCAGAGTTCAACATCACGCTGAAA GTTTCTACAGGGAATGTAAAGGTTGGTCTAACCTACCTCACAGTGTCTCTGCCAGACTCTACTCGGGCGGGGAATTATCTCCTGTATGTGACAGGAGTTCACACAGAACCT GGCAACACTGTGAGCTGTGATTTAGGTAGCGTGGTGGATCCACTGAAGATCAGGCAGAAGCCCCATACTGTTTCTTTTTCCCATGAGAGCTTCAGAAGAATAGAGAGCCTG GACTGTACAAATGCTAAATGCACAAAACTGAAATGTGTGCTAACAAGTATGGAGACAAAAAAAGATTATTTTGTGCATGTTACAACGAGGATCTGGAATGGAACGTTTGCCTCT TCAACCTTCCAGTCTGTTAAGCTCATTCTGCATGCTGAGATGGACACTTCACAGCCTGATCTCCTGACCCTAATGCACAAGAAGCTGCCG CTTGAAATTACAATTATCAAGCCTGGGGAGGTTGCTCCTGTGCCCATTGGAATCATAGTGGGCAGTGTTATTGGGGGCCTGCTTTTATTGGCTGCTGTCGTTTTGCTGCTGTGGAAG TTGggtttcttcaagaaaacaaaGTATGATCAGCTGATGAAAGAGAATGCGGATGGAGAGCCACAAAATGGCACCGCAATGGAGAACCAGGCATGA
- the LOC111849841 gene encoding molybdopterin synthase catalytic subunit has protein sequence MNGTNRGPQDLIKLTHDKLSADAVSDAVLCPSCGAVSMFIGTTRNSFEGKKVIQLEYEAYVSMAESELKKIFKSIREKWSTVQHICVHHRLGVVPVSEASVIIGISSPHRTESLEAVQYCINALKSTVPIWKKEIYEMEDFSWKENKECVWKGNGCENKQRYPPDLC, from the exons ATGAATGGTACCAACAGAGGTCCCCAGGACCTCATAAAACTTACTCATGACAAGCTCTCAGCCGATGCTGTTTCCGACGCGGTCTTATGTCCATCTTGTGGAGCAGTATCTATGTTTATTG gaaccACAAGAAACAGTTTTGAGGGGAAGAAGGTTATTCAGTTAGAATATGAAGCATATGTCTCAATGGCAGAGTCAGAgctgaaaaaaatattcaaaagtATAAGAGAAAAGTGGTCAACTGTGCAACATATTTGCGTACATCACAGACTTGG GGTTGTCCCTGTGAGTGAAGCCAGTGTAATCATAGGCATTTCCTCACCTCATCGGACAGAGTCTCTGGAAGCGGTGCAGTACTGCATAAACGCACTGAAATCGACTGTTCCCATCTGGAAAAAG GAAATCTATGAAATGGAGGATTTCTCTTGGAAGGAGAACAAGGAATGTGTATGGAAAggaaatggatgtgaaaacAAACAGCGGTATCCTCCAGACCTGTGCTGA
- the mocs2 gene encoding molybdopterin synthase sulfur carrier subunit, whose translation MNTEILVLYFARSAEITGLRSEHISVPQVLTSLQLWEELVRRHPRLCVLREQVILAVRQEYVVLGNQPVILQSGDEVAVIPPLSGG comes from the exons ATTTTGGTCCTATATTTTGCTAGAAGTGCTGAAATAACAGGACTTCGATCAGAGCACATCAGTGTTCCTCAAGTATTAACGTCCCTGCAGCTGTGGGAGGAGCTAGTGAGACGACATCCCAG ACTCTGTGTGTTACGTGAGCAAGTTATCCTTGCAGTGCGTCAAGAGTATGTTGTTTTGGGAAATCAGCCTGTGATCCTGCAGTCTGGGGACGAAGTTGCTGTCATTCCTCCCCTCAGTGGAGGGTAG